A genomic region of Cherax quadricarinatus isolate ZL_2023a chromosome 42, ASM3850222v1, whole genome shotgun sequence contains the following coding sequences:
- the LOC138853841 gene encoding LOW QUALITY PROTEIN: vacuolar protein-sorting-associated protein 36-like (The sequence of the model RefSeq protein was modified relative to this genomic sequence to represent the inferred CDS: substituted 1 base at 1 genomic stop codon) — MLQQQCSSNSSSNTATAVQQQQQQQQQQQQQLQQQQHQQQQQQQQQQQQQPGWWRLTASNQQQQQQQQQQQQQQQQQQQQQQQQQQQEQQQEQQXQQQQQQQQQRQQQQEHQQQQEQQQEQQQEQQQEQQQEQQQEQQQQQQQQQQQQEQQQQQQQYIYNSSSNSRATAVQQ, encoded by the exons ATGTTACAGCAGCaatgcagtagcaacagcagcagcaacacagcaacagcagtacaacagcagcaacagcagcagcaacagcagcagcaacagttacagcaacagcagcaccaacagcagcagcaacagcagcagcaacagcagcagcaaccaggctGGTGGAGGCTCACAGCA agcaaccagcagcagcaacagcagcagcaacagcagcagcagcaacaacagcagcagcagcaacagcagcaacagcagcaacagcaggagcaacagcaggagcaacagtagcaacaacagcaacaacaacaacagcagcggcagcaacagcaggagcatcagcaacagcaggagcaacagcaggagcaacagcaggagcaacagcaggagcaacagcaggagcaacagcaggagcaacagcagcagcaacagcagcagcaacagcagcaggaacagcagcagcaacagcagcagtacatatacaacagcagtagtaacagtagagcAACAGCagtgcaacagtag